One Punica granatum isolate Tunisia-2019 chromosome 3, ASM765513v2, whole genome shotgun sequence genomic window carries:
- the LOC116201941 gene encoding L-ascorbate peroxidase, cytosolic, whose amino-acid sequence MGKSYPCVSEEYKKAVDKAKKKLRGLIAEKNCAPIMLRLAWHSAGTYDVKTKTGGPFGTMRYSAELSHGANNGLDIAVRLLEPIKEQFPILSYADFYQLAGVVAVEVTGGPEIPFHPGREDKPEPPPEGRLPDATKGSDHLRDVFGHMGLSDQDIVALSGGHTLGRCHKERSGFEGPWTANPLIFDNSYFKELLSGEKVGLLQLPSDKALLSDPVFRPLVEKYAADEDAFFVDYTEAHLKLSELGFAEA is encoded by the exons ATGGGGAAGAGCTATCCATGTGTGAGCGAGGAATACAAGAAGGCTGTTGACAAAGCCAAGAAGAAGCTCAGGGGTCTCATTGCTGAGAAGAACTGTGCCCCTATCATGCTCCGCCTCGC GTGGCACTCAGCTGGCACCTACGATGTGAAGACAAAAACTGGTGGTCCTTTTGGTACAATGAGGTACTCTGCAGAGCTCTCCCACGGGGCTAACAATGGCCTTGACATTGCCGTCAGGCTCTTGGAGCCCATCAAGGAGCAATTCCCTATCCTCTCTTATGCCGATTTCTACCAA TTGGCTGGTGTTGTTGCTGTGGAGGTCACTGGTGGACCTGAGATCCCATTCCACCCTGGAAGAGAG GACAAACCAGAACCACCCCCTGAGGGCCGTCTTCCTGATGCTACTAAGG GTTCTGATCACTTGAGAGATGTCTTTGGCCACATGGGTCTCAGTGACCAGGATATTGTTGCCCTCTCTGGTGGCCACACCCTG GGAAGGTGCCACAAGGAGAGATCTGGATTTGAGGGACCTTGGACCGCCAACCCCCTGATTTTTGACAACTCCTACTTCAA GGAATTATTGAGTGGAGAGAAGGTAGGTCTTCTTCAACTGCCATCTGACAAGGCGCTTCTCTCCGACCCTGTTTTCCGTCCTCTTGTCGAGAAATATGCTGCG GATGAGGATGCCTTCTTTGTTGATTACACAGAGGCACACCTGAAGCTTTCTGAACTCGG ATTTGCTGAAGCCTAA